One genomic window of Candidatus Pseudobacter hemicellulosilyticus includes the following:
- a CDS encoding sugar MFS transporter, whose amino-acid sequence MPASTSTMDPPPGGPQYGKKLLLIGVFFFLFGFISWINGTLIPYLRIACELEEWQAYLVTFAFYISYTVMAIPASGLLQRTGMVKGMSLGLVVMAAGCALFIPAAIMRFYPLFLLGLFVVGMGLTILQTAVNPYVTLLGPAESAARRMSMMGVCNKVAGILAPLVMGSIILNNSDGLIQELAGMNAAERAVRLDGLSRMVILPYCCLTGLLLLVAWGLRYAHLPDVQPPDTGSASGNNPSLSPQVRWQFALGFLAIFCCVGTEVLAGDTIGNYGLYHGLRLDVAKTLTAYPLAGMLIGYLLGIWAIPKYISQQTIFLYSSWLGLLFAVLAITLSGMASIVCIALLGLSNAVLWPAIWPQALKGVSGKLLNTGGAVLIMGIAGGALLPLLYGWLARSANNQWAYCILIPVYGFLVYYSWSGRRSRLTNH is encoded by the coding sequence ATGCCGGCATCAACCAGTACTATGGATCCACCTCCCGGTGGACCACAATATGGAAAGAAGCTCCTGCTGATAGGTGTCTTCTTTTTCCTGTTCGGCTTTATCAGCTGGATCAACGGTACGCTGATCCCTTACCTGCGTATTGCCTGCGAGCTGGAAGAATGGCAGGCCTACCTGGTGACCTTTGCCTTTTATATCTCCTACACCGTGATGGCCATTCCCGCCAGCGGCCTCCTGCAAAGGACCGGCATGGTGAAGGGCATGAGCCTGGGACTGGTGGTCATGGCGGCCGGCTGCGCCCTGTTCATACCGGCGGCCATTATGCGCTTTTATCCGCTGTTCCTGCTGGGCCTGTTTGTGGTAGGGATGGGACTCACCATTCTGCAAACAGCGGTCAACCCCTATGTTACGCTGCTGGGACCTGCGGAATCCGCTGCCCGGCGCATGAGTATGATGGGTGTCTGCAATAAAGTAGCCGGCATCCTGGCGCCGCTGGTGATGGGCAGTATCATCCTGAATAATTCGGATGGACTGATCCAGGAACTGGCGGGCATGAATGCCGCAGAAAGAGCGGTGAGACTGGATGGGTTGTCGCGCATGGTGATCCTGCCTTATTGCTGCCTGACCGGCCTGCTGCTGCTGGTAGCCTGGGGACTGCGCTATGCACATCTGCCAGACGTACAGCCTCCCGATACCGGCTCAGCATCAGGCAACAATCCCTCCCTGTCCCCACAGGTCCGCTGGCAGTTTGCACTGGGCTTCCTGGCTATCTTCTGTTGCGTGGGCACGGAAGTGCTGGCCGGTGATACCATCGGTAATTATGGGTTGTATCATGGCCTGCGACTGGATGTTGCCAAAACCCTCACAGCCTATCCGCTGGCCGGTATGCTGATCGGGTACCTGCTGGGTATCTGGGCTATCCCGAAGTATATCTCCCAGCAAACCATCTTTTTGTATTCCAGCTGGCTGGGACTGCTGTTCGCTGTGCTGGCTATCACGCTATCCGGTATGGCTTCTATAGTCTGCATTGCCCTGCTGGGTTTATCCAATGCGGTATTATGGCCTGCTATCTGGCCGCAGGCATTAAAAGGGGTGTCGGGCAAACTGCTGAATACCGGCGGGGCCGTGCTGATCATGGGGATTGCCGGTGGCGCACTGCTGCCGCTGCTCTATGGCTGGCTGGCCAGATCCGCCAATAACCAGTGGGCTTATTGTATATTGATCCCTGTTTATGGGTTTCTCGTATATTATTCCTGGTCAGGCAGGCGCAGCCGGTTGACCAATCACTGA
- a CDS encoding MFS transporter: MQLQQQRSGNFRWSICALLFFATTINYLDRQVLGLLKPTLEGEFGWTESQYSYIVMAFTASYAVGLVVFGRFIDKIGTRLGYTISITVWSIAAMAHAAVKSTFGFGIARTALGLGESGNFPAAIKTVAEWFPKKERALATGILDSGSNIGACVAPILIPWLLGWYGWQEAFLITGALGFIWLVAWRLLYQTPGKHKKLSKPEYDYIHSDNEAADGDTGKLNWGRLFKHKPTWVFIVGKFFTDPIWYFFMYWLPSYFSTTFHLDLKKPSLPLVIVYTGATIGAIGGGWLSSWLIKKGWLVHRSRKFTMLLSALCVVPIILARFTDNIWMVVALITLAIVGNAAWSANVYTLVSDMLPKKAVSSVIGIGGMAGAIGGVLFPLAIGIILDYYKGLDNILAGYNIIFAFCAVSFLIAWGLMHWISPKMDPVAANKL; this comes from the coding sequence ATGCAACTACAACAACAACGCTCAGGAAATTTCCGGTGGAGCATCTGCGCCCTCCTGTTCTTTGCCACAACCATCAATTACCTGGACCGGCAGGTGCTGGGCCTGCTGAAACCCACACTGGAAGGGGAGTTTGGCTGGACCGAGTCACAATACAGCTATATTGTGATGGCCTTCACCGCCTCTTATGCGGTGGGACTGGTAGTGTTTGGCCGCTTCATTGACAAAATTGGCACCCGCCTCGGTTATACTATTTCCATCACCGTCTGGAGCATTGCCGCTATGGCGCATGCCGCGGTGAAAAGTACTTTTGGTTTTGGGATCGCCCGTACCGCCCTGGGCCTCGGTGAATCCGGTAATTTCCCTGCCGCTATCAAAACCGTGGCAGAATGGTTCCCCAAAAAAGAAAGGGCCCTGGCCACCGGTATCCTGGATTCCGGTTCCAATATCGGCGCCTGCGTGGCGCCTATCCTCATTCCCTGGTTGCTGGGCTGGTATGGCTGGCAGGAAGCTTTCCTCATTACCGGCGCCCTGGGTTTTATCTGGCTGGTAGCCTGGCGACTTTTGTACCAGACGCCCGGCAAACACAAGAAATTATCCAAACCGGAATACGATTATATCCACAGCGATAATGAAGCTGCTGATGGCGATACCGGCAAACTCAACTGGGGCCGGCTCTTCAAACACAAACCTACCTGGGTGTTCATTGTCGGCAAATTCTTTACTGATCCCATCTGGTATTTTTTCATGTACTGGCTGCCCTCTTATTTCAGTACTACTTTTCACCTGGACCTTAAAAAGCCCAGTCTCCCCCTGGTCATCGTCTATACCGGCGCTACCATCGGCGCTATCGGCGGTGGCTGGTTATCCAGCTGGCTGATCAAAAAAGGCTGGCTGGTTCATCGCTCGCGCAAGTTCACCATGCTGCTTTCCGCACTTTGCGTGGTGCCCATCATCCTGGCCCGATTCACAGATAATATCTGGATGGTCGTGGCCCTGATCACTTTGGCCATTGTGGGCAATGCGGCCTGGAGCGCTAATGTGTATACGCTGGTCTCTGATATGCTGCCCAAAAAAGCGGTCAGCTCGGTGATCGGTATTGGTGGTATGGCCGGCGCTATCGGCGGCGTGCTGTTCCCGCTGGCCATTGGCATCATCCTGGATTACTACAAGGGCCTGGACAATATACTGGCCGGGTACAATATCATTTTTGCATTCTGCGCCGTCTCCTTCCTCATTGCCTGGGGACTGATGCACTGGATCTCGCCCAAGATGGACCCGGTGGCGGCCAATAAATTATAA
- a CDS encoding glycoside hydrolase family 88 protein, with product MFWKIAACSLPFFWLFTLPTAPLRAQDKDPLTLVKQVADKMIRDTRFQLQPVLQKTELGMQVIDFSSLAIHEKEVAYAYTYLFVPADTTITLGINSTGALQLWCNRQHQFSQEPRGAGQPVEYSYGRFQFNNNCTLTLKKGFNDLLLRYEASEVAPVVYCRPVQATGDLQSTVQFLSPTAVRQFLATVPVIKEPIDRRPGHPDTTFFAQLPVADNSLSPWWVLGPFPEGAIAVVPGREFQRHFESMGKQLVWQSPPQKTLSELVIDPASTYRRDAYADWHYANGITLWSLQALSAATQDSSYSKHVQNWLTFLLKHKDYFEWQYQSQYAFRGSYHRLFRLSMLDDAGAPALAAAEQYSQQQTPQLADLLTPITDYIINRQMRLKDGTFCRPEPVDSTVWADDLFMSVPYLLRMAKANAQPKYANEAAKQFLLFYKHLHDPRTGLYQHGWYQQTRQQAVARWGRANGWMAWATAELLTWLPPKHPSYKKILKAFQEHAASLVSYQQPDGFWKQLPERSDAYEETSCTAMFSLVLARGVRKGWLPASCREAALNGWKAVASTIQADGTVKGICRGTEIGANEQYYLDRPTVDHDPRGLGAVITAGIEISLLNQQP from the coding sequence ATGTTTTGGAAGATAGCTGCCTGCTCCCTACCCTTTTTCTGGCTCTTCACCCTACCCACCGCCCCGCTCCGGGCACAGGATAAGGACCCGCTGACGCTGGTTAAACAGGTAGCCGATAAAATGATCCGTGACACCCGGTTCCAGCTGCAACCTGTCCTTCAGAAAACAGAGCTGGGCATGCAGGTGATCGACTTCAGCTCCCTGGCCATTCACGAGAAAGAGGTAGCTTATGCCTACACCTACCTGTTTGTCCCTGCTGATACCACCATCACCCTCGGCATCAACAGCACCGGCGCCCTACAGCTCTGGTGCAACCGCCAGCACCAGTTTTCCCAGGAGCCCCGTGGCGCCGGCCAGCCCGTAGAATATTCCTATGGTCGCTTCCAGTTCAACAATAACTGTACACTGACTTTAAAGAAAGGCTTCAACGACCTCCTGCTCCGCTATGAGGCCAGTGAGGTAGCGCCCGTAGTGTATTGCCGGCCGGTGCAGGCCACTGGCGATCTGCAATCCACTGTGCAGTTCTTATCGCCCACCGCCGTCCGCCAGTTCCTGGCCACTGTCCCTGTTATCAAAGAACCCATTGACCGCCGTCCCGGTCATCCTGATACTACGTTTTTTGCACAATTGCCTGTGGCAGATAATAGCCTATCTCCCTGGTGGGTACTGGGTCCTTTTCCTGAAGGCGCTATTGCCGTAGTACCGGGCAGGGAGTTCCAGCGCCATTTTGAAAGCATGGGTAAACAGCTGGTCTGGCAATCGCCCCCGCAGAAGACCTTGTCGGAGCTGGTCATTGATCCTGCCAGCACCTACCGGCGGGATGCCTATGCAGACTGGCACTATGCCAACGGCATAACCCTCTGGAGCCTGCAGGCGCTGAGCGCCGCCACGCAGGATAGCAGTTATAGCAAACACGTGCAGAACTGGCTGACCTTCCTGCTGAAGCACAAAGATTATTTTGAATGGCAGTACCAGTCGCAGTATGCTTTCCGCGGCAGCTACCACCGCCTGTTCCGCCTCAGTATGCTGGATGACGCCGGCGCCCCGGCCCTGGCGGCAGCCGAACAATACAGCCAGCAGCAGACCCCGCAGCTGGCCGACCTCCTGACACCGATCACAGACTATATCATCAACCGGCAGATGCGGCTGAAGGATGGTACTTTCTGCCGCCCTGAACCCGTGGACTCTACCGTCTGGGCGGACGACCTTTTCATGAGCGTGCCCTACCTGCTGCGCATGGCCAAAGCCAATGCCCAGCCTAAATATGCCAATGAAGCAGCAAAGCAGTTCTTACTTTTCTATAAGCATCTTCATGATCCCCGCACCGGACTGTACCAGCATGGCTGGTATCAGCAAACCCGGCAGCAGGCCGTAGCCCGCTGGGGCCGCGCCAATGGATGGATGGCCTGGGCCACCGCGGAATTGCTGACCTGGCTGCCTCCCAAACATCCGTCGTATAAAAAGATATTGAAAGCATTCCAGGAACATGCCGCCAGCCTGGTCAGCTACCAGCAGCCGGACGGCTTCTGGAAACAGCTGCCGGAGCGTAGCGATGCCTATGAGGAAACCAGCTGCACTGCTATGTTCAGCCTGGTACTGGCCCGCGGCGTCCGTAAAGGCTGGCTGCCCGCTTCCTGCAGGGAAGCTGCGTTGAATGGCTGGAAAGCAGTGGCCTCCACCATACAGGCAGATGGAACGGTGAAGGGTATTTGTCGCGGTACCGAAATAGGCGCCAACGAGCAATACTACCTGGACCGCCCAACGGTAGACCATGATCCCCGCGGCCTGGGCGCCGTGATCACGGCCGGTATTGAGATCAGCTTATTAAACCAGCAGCCATGA